A region from the Planctomycetia bacterium genome encodes:
- the tnpA gene encoding IS200/IS605 family transposase — MPQSLSQVLLHIIFSTKHRAARLQDVELRKRLHAYMATILNDNDSPTLIINGTENHIHILCMLSRKWSVAQLIQEVKTEPSKWLKQQRPDYFDFHWQNGYGAFSVSSSMKDTVYRYIENQEEHHRAMSYEDEFRTICSKHGISWDERYVWD, encoded by the coding sequence ATGCCTCAATCGCTTTCACAAGTCTTGTTGCACATTATCTTCAGCACGAAGCACCGTGCTGCCAGGCTGCAAGATGTGGAATTGCGAAAGCGATTGCATGCATACATGGCAACCATTCTCAACGACAATGATTCGCCAACTCTGATTATCAATGGGACCGAAAACCACATTCATATTCTATGCATGCTTTCGAGAAAATGGTCGGTTGCACAATTGATTCAGGAAGTGAAGACGGAACCATCTAAATGGCTTAAGCAGCAAAGGCCAGATTATTTCGACTTTCACTGGCAAAATGGCTATGGTGCGTTTTCTGTCAGTTCATCAATGAAGGATACTGTCTATCGGTACATCGAAAACCAGGAAGAACACCACCGAGCCATGTCTTACGAGGACGAGTTTCGAACCATTTGCAGTAAACATGGTATAAGTTGGGATGAGCGATATGTTTGGGATTAG
- a CDS encoding DUF58 domain-containing protein: MATAEKYLRPEVIRQVARLDLRAKFIVEGFLTGLHASPYQGFSVEFSEHRKYVPGDDPKEIDWNVFAKTDKYYIKKFRAETNLSGYLVMDLSASMNYTFRQELTKFEYSISLAAALGYLMIHQQDPVGLVTFDTVIRTFLPPKSRRSQLGTILGVLAGLKPTGTTDLAASLHQLASMIRTKSLVILFTDLLRSDPVKVMHSLHHLRHRGNEVILFHVMDEAEVKFPFKDLIIFEEPESMEKETYDADGIRGEYLKELDRFRDQYKSDCFKANIDYVPVDTSMGFDKALTEYLINRQRRF; this comes from the coding sequence ATGGCTACTGCCGAAAAATATCTCCGTCCCGAAGTGATCAGGCAAGTCGCCCGACTGGACTTGCGGGCCAAGTTTATTGTGGAAGGCTTTCTAACCGGCTTGCACGCCAGTCCTTACCAGGGTTTCAGTGTCGAATTTTCTGAACACCGCAAATATGTTCCCGGCGACGATCCCAAGGAAATCGATTGGAACGTCTTCGCCAAGACTGACAAGTATTACATCAAGAAGTTTCGTGCGGAAACCAACCTGAGTGGCTACCTGGTGATGGATTTGTCTGCTTCGATGAACTACACCTTTCGGCAGGAGCTGACCAAGTTTGAATACTCCATCAGCCTGGCAGCAGCTCTGGGCTACCTGATGATTCATCAGCAGGATCCTGTCGGTCTGGTCACCTTTGATACCGTGATTCGTACATTTCTTCCGCCCAAAAGCCGACGTTCACAATTGGGCACGATTTTAGGCGTGTTGGCAGGGCTGAAACCAACAGGTACCACAGATTTAGCTGCAAGCCTGCATCAACTCGCCTCCATGATTCGCACCAAGAGCCTGGTGATTCTCTTCACCGATCTGTTGCGTAGCGATCCGGTAAAAGTGATGCACAGCCTGCATCACCTTCGTCATCGGGGCAATGAAGTGATTCTGTTCCATGTGATGGACGAAGCGGAAGTGAAATTTCCCTTTAAGGATCTGATCATCTTCGAAGAGCCGGAATCGATGGAGAAAGAAACCTACGATGCGGACGGCATTCGGGGCGAATACCTCAAAGAACTGGATCGCTTTCGTGATCAGTACAAAAGCGATTGCTTCAAAGCAAACATCGACTACGTGCCTGTCGATACCAGCATGGGTTTCGACAAGGCATTAACGGAGTATTTGATAAATCGACAAAGACGATTTTGA
- a CDS encoding MoxR family ATPase, translated as MVDQLRRVIIGQTDVIEQIFAAIFTRGHCLLVGVPGLAKTLMVSAISQILDITFKRIQFTPDLMPSDITGTNVLDENEQGRREFRFVQGPLFANIILADEINRTPPKTQAALLQAMQERTITVGQNTYPLPEPFFVIATQNPIEQEGTYPLPEAQLDRFMFNIKVDYPTIDEEKKILATTTKREVPELSKVLSGKAINNLQKLVLSVPVGEYVIDYAARLVRATRPKSAEAPGFIKQMVDWGAGPRAGQYLISGAQAMAAMDGRFSVAIDDIKKVAVPVLRHRIGINFQAQAEGKAPDDLVEMLLKSVPEPEVPKFTKMKK; from the coding sequence ATGGTGGATCAACTCAGGCGGGTGATTATCGGTCAGACGGATGTCATCGAGCAGATTTTCGCAGCCATCTTTACTCGCGGTCATTGCCTGCTGGTAGGTGTGCCCGGCCTAGCGAAAACCCTGATGGTCAGTGCTATCAGCCAGATACTTGATATCACTTTTAAACGCATTCAGTTTACTCCCGATCTGATGCCGAGCGACATCACCGGCACCAACGTGCTCGATGAAAACGAACAGGGTAGGCGAGAATTCCGTTTTGTGCAGGGGCCACTGTTCGCCAACATCATCCTGGCAGATGAAATCAACCGTACTCCACCGAAAACCCAAGCAGCTTTGCTGCAAGCCATGCAGGAACGGACGATCACCGTTGGCCAGAATACTTATCCGCTGCCTGAACCCTTCTTCGTCATCGCAACGCAAAATCCGATTGAGCAGGAAGGAACCTATCCGCTGCCTGAAGCTCAATTAGATCGCTTCATGTTCAACATCAAAGTCGATTACCCAACGATCGATGAAGAAAAGAAAATTCTGGCAACCACCACCAAGCGTGAGGTGCCCGAACTCTCCAAGGTGCTCAGCGGCAAAGCTATCAACAATCTGCAGAAGCTGGTGCTGAGCGTTCCCGTGGGGGAATATGTGATTGATTATGCCGCCCGACTGGTACGTGCCACCCGCCCCAAGTCGGCTGAAGCCCCGGGGTTCATCAAGCAGATGGTTGACTGGGGCGCTGGTCCGCGTGCCGGGCAGTACCTCATCAGCGGCGCCCAGGCGATGGCTGCGATGGATGGTCGTTTCAGTGTGGCGATCGATGACATCAAGAAGGTTGCTGTGCCTGTGCTGCGGCACCGCATCGGCATTAACTTCCAGGCTCAGGCTGAGGGCAAAGCTCCTGATGACCTGGTCGAGATGCTGCTCAAATCTGTTCCCGAACCCGAGGTGCCCAAGTTCACCAAGATGAAGAAGTAA
- a CDS encoding endonuclease/exonuclease/phosphatase family protein, which produces MLKSSLAISSLFLLSWLLLAQSPPQKKSEPPPAERKGDLSVMTWNLGWFYDWDINDNQSETAKINSAPSRAEWEWRLHATSATIAKVKPTVLCLQEIENRKVLDALCAELKTQHQLNYEVCFAQGRDSFTEQDVGILVLRGLRPQYRRAPEPRIQEQRRDEKSITKQIMLELPWGEGASLRRLTIINVHLMAGDDVGKEMDRCDQARFMKRWIRDEHRRGHYVILVGDMNTAEMRSNNLKERAIDVLTGKDTDDKDDDLEDMVPQLPILDRITFPGRGSTLDHILISPKLKTGPGLAYDSIRNRKDIVIRGEQPDSRLRGMDRRFWKVPQDERDLSDHYPLQAIFKMKP; this is translated from the coding sequence ATGCTCAAATCCTCTCTCGCAATATCCTCACTCTTCCTGTTGTCCTGGCTACTCCTGGCACAGTCGCCGCCACAAAAGAAATCCGAGCCACCGCCGGCTGAGCGCAAGGGCGATCTTTCAGTCATGACCTGGAACCTCGGGTGGTTTTATGATTGGGACATCAACGACAACCAGTCGGAAACCGCCAAGATCAATTCAGCACCCAGCCGGGCCGAATGGGAATGGCGGCTGCATGCGACATCTGCTACTATTGCCAAGGTTAAGCCCACCGTTTTGTGTCTGCAGGAAATTGAAAACCGCAAAGTGCTCGATGCGCTTTGTGCAGAACTGAAGACACAACATCAATTGAATTACGAAGTCTGTTTTGCTCAAGGCCGGGACAGCTTCACCGAGCAGGATGTGGGCATCTTGGTATTGCGTGGCTTACGGCCACAATATCGTCGTGCACCGGAGCCTCGCATCCAGGAACAACGTCGCGATGAAAAGTCAATCACCAAGCAGATCATGCTGGAATTACCTTGGGGTGAAGGCGCATCTCTTCGACGTTTAACCATCATCAACGTTCACCTGATGGCTGGTGATGATGTCGGCAAGGAAATGGATCGCTGTGACCAGGCCCGTTTCATGAAACGTTGGATTCGTGATGAGCACAGGCGAGGCCACTATGTCATACTGGTGGGTGATATGAACACCGCCGAGATGCGCAGCAATAACCTGAAGGAACGGGCGATAGATGTGCTGACCGGAAAAGACACAGATGATAAAGACGATGATCTGGAAGATATGGTGCCGCAACTGCCGATACTGGATCGCATCACCTTTCCCGGGCGAGGTTCGACGCTCGATCACATTCTGATCAGCCCGAAATTGAAAACCGGACCGGGACTTGCTTATGATTCAATCCGCAACCGCAAGGATATCGTCATTCGCGGTGAACAGCCCGATTCCAGGCTTCGCGGCATGGACCGCCGATTCTGGAAAGTGCCTCAGGATGAACGGGATTTGAGCGATCACTATCCACTACAGGCCATTTTCAAAATGAAACCCTAA
- a CDS encoding dienelactone hydrolase family protein, producing the protein MRSLIAGFLICGWAIALHAQDWAKPRLENSPRHLEWAKVNHGDRSVDCFVAFPESKNKTTVVIVIHEIFGLSDWVRSMTDELAEQGYIAIAPDLLTGMGPGGIGSKELGNDKARGVIGSLKPDQITADLNACVEYARKLDACNGKVVVCGFCWGGSQTFRFANNTRHKVDAFFPFYGGGPTTVDGVANAKGPIYGFFAGNDARVNSTLDKASELYKAKNLTFEYVTYEEGGHGFMRAGEDPTPAKDDKRKAAQEGNKKARAEAWKRWLELLKKV; encoded by the coding sequence ATGCGTTCTCTCATCGCTGGATTTTTGATTTGTGGCTGGGCAATAGCCCTCCATGCTCAGGATTGGGCCAAACCTAGGCTCGAAAACTCTCCTAGGCACCTCGAATGGGCTAAGGTTAATCATGGCGACCGCTCAGTCGATTGCTTTGTCGCATTTCCGGAATCCAAGAACAAGACCACTGTCGTTATCGTCATTCATGAAATCTTCGGCCTCAGCGACTGGGTCCGCAGCATGACTGATGAACTCGCAGAGCAAGGCTACATTGCCATCGCTCCCGATCTGCTCACCGGCATGGGGCCAGGCGGCATTGGCTCCAAGGAACTGGGCAACGACAAAGCACGTGGTGTGATTGGCTCCCTGAAACCCGATCAGATCACTGCTGATCTGAATGCCTGCGTCGAATATGCCCGCAAGCTCGATGCCTGCAATGGTAAGGTAGTAGTCTGCGGCTTCTGTTGGGGCGGCTCTCAGACATTCCGCTTTGCCAACAACACCAGGCATAAGGTTGATGCCTTCTTCCCGTTCTATGGCGGTGGACCAACCACGGTTGACGGTGTGGCCAATGCCAAGGGGCCTATCTATGGCTTCTTCGCAGGCAACGATGCCCGTGTGAACTCTACACTCGATAAGGCCAGCGAACTTTATAAAGCAAAGAACCTCACCTTTGAATATGTCACCTACGAAGAAGGTGGTCACGGCTTCATGCGTGCAGGTGAAGACCCCACACCTGCCAAAGATGACAAGCGCAAAGCAGCTCAGGAAGGCAACAAGAAAGCCCGTGCCGAAGCCTGGAAACGCTGGCTGGAGTTGCTGAAGAAGGTGTAA
- a CDS encoding (2Fe-2S)-binding protein has product MNLDGKICYCFHISRRKLVNFCKREHPRVVSQLSECGGAGTGCGWCIPFLKQIFKQYKSADTTSELDQLTPEEYARQRAEYIKAGKGIPAAGAEPLPE; this is encoded by the coding sequence ATGAACCTCGACGGCAAAATCTGTTACTGCTTTCACATCAGCCGTCGCAAGCTCGTCAACTTCTGCAAGCGGGAACATCCCCGCGTGGTCAGTCAACTTTCCGAATGTGGCGGAGCGGGCACCGGCTGTGGCTGGTGCATCCCGTTCCTCAAACAGATTTTCAAACAGTATAAATCTGCAGATACAACCAGCGAACTGGATCAGTTGACGCCGGAAGAATATGCCCGGCAACGTGCGGAATACATCAAGGCGGGGAAAGGGATACCGGCGGCAGGAGCGGAGCCGTTGCCGGAATAG
- a CDS encoding ABC transporter substrate-binding protein, translating to MPVIAPRVIHVGHSPDPDDAFMFYALAHDKLDTGPLTFKHQLQDIETLNRRAMKGELEVSAVSIHAYAHLLEKYALLPSGCSMGDKYGPMVVAKQPFTLEQLKTKKIAVPGTMTTAYLALRLCLGTDFQYEVVPFDQILNAVEQGKYEAGLIIHEGQLTFQNQGLKLIVDLGVWWYEKTGLPLPLGGNVVRRDLGDETIRLISKLLKQSIQYSLDHRDVALDYALQYGRDLDRKLADQFVGMYVNEWTLDYGERGRTAVRKLLEEAAKAKIIPSAVNVQFVE from the coding sequence ATCCCCGTGATTGCACCTCGAGTTATCCACGTTGGCCACAGCCCCGATCCAGATGATGCGTTCATGTTCTATGCCCTGGCACACGACAAGCTCGATACCGGGCCGCTGACCTTCAAGCATCAGTTGCAGGATATCGAAACGCTCAACCGCCGGGCGATGAAGGGCGAACTCGAAGTCAGTGCTGTCAGCATCCACGCCTATGCCCACCTGCTCGAGAAGTATGCATTGCTGCCCAGCGGTTGCAGCATGGGCGACAAGTATGGGCCTATGGTGGTGGCCAAGCAGCCTTTCACTCTCGAACAGTTGAAAACCAAAAAGATTGCCGTGCCAGGCACCATGACTACAGCGTACCTTGCCTTACGGCTTTGCCTGGGAACTGACTTCCAGTACGAAGTGGTTCCTTTCGATCAGATACTCAATGCCGTGGAGCAGGGTAAATATGAAGCAGGCCTGATCATTCACGAAGGGCAACTGACATTCCAGAACCAGGGTTTGAAACTCATCGTAGACCTCGGCGTCTGGTGGTATGAGAAAACCGGTTTGCCGTTGCCTTTAGGTGGCAATGTTGTCCGCCGCGATCTGGGTGATGAAACTATCCGGCTCATCAGCAAGCTGCTCAAGCAGAGCATCCAATACTCACTCGATCATCGTGACGTTGCACTCGATTACGCCCTGCAGTATGGCCGCGACCTTGATCGCAAGCTGGCAGACCAGTTCGTAGGCATGTACGTCAACGAATGGACGCTCGACTACGGCGAACGAGGCCGAACCGCCGTGCGAAAACTCCTCGAAGAAGCCGCCAAGGCCAAGATCATTCCCTCTGCCGTGAATGTACAGTTCGTGGAATAG
- a CDS encoding YbaN family protein, with product MPDLTDPSTSTGDARITRNGFWEVLYLILGIASLGLAYLGWILPGLPWTPFVLLASYCFARSSPRLERWLLNNRLFGSFLRDYQQEKGIRFRTKLYATAMVVIMVSISVVTLISLGKPWYLACCIPLLALVGLLFLWRVVRTIPDNRTPIIHEMRNTTSMSQYRLEKVESA from the coding sequence ATGCCCGATTTGACGGATCCATCAACGTCAACTGGTGATGCCAGGATAACCCGCAATGGTTTCTGGGAGGTGCTCTACCTCATTTTGGGGATTGCATCTCTGGGCCTGGCGTATCTGGGCTGGATTTTGCCTGGCTTACCGTGGACCCCGTTCGTTCTGCTTGCCAGCTATTGTTTTGCCCGCTCTTCCCCACGGCTGGAACGCTGGCTGCTCAACAATCGCCTCTTTGGCTCGTTTCTGCGTGATTATCAACAAGAAAAAGGCATCCGTTTTCGCACGAAGCTGTATGCAACTGCCATGGTTGTTATCATGGTCAGCATCAGTGTGGTGACATTGATCTCGTTAGGCAAACCCTGGTATCTTGCCTGCTGCATTCCGTTACTGGCATTGGTTGGCTTGTTATTTCTCTGGCGTGTCGTCAGAACCATACCTGATAATCGAACACCAATAATACATGAGATGCGGAATACTACCAGCATGTCTCAGTATCGGCTGGAAAAAGTTGAATCAGCATGA
- a CDS encoding peptidoglycan-binding protein, with amino-acid sequence MSAFPKPMLTLGSYGEAVRLVQKAFNLAPSKLAKLAEDAAFGPLTLNRTREFQKDHKLVSDGIVGPQTYAELQPFIDFVNQVAAKIPVVPGQDEQMYRDRIVHAAEQFMTGFSWHKSPLMPGDFTGAEPYRIAAARGYGPKFLSTLTGKMARMRYGGTALAYIFQLAGAPSEKCHTIIAEYEPLYQSATITPEIRAKLNHDLGSWCGIFAVACYRLAGLNLKWSTAKEWAGKQFEVLQHNDAVRKGDIGYLPNTNNHYFIVNEDTPAGKDVPSIDGNMPNPKRSDKSPVNSVFARCSRTRTEIQGPGGIFYRPRFETMR; translated from the coding sequence ATGTCTGCGTTTCCAAAACCCATGTTGACTCTTGGGTCGTATGGTGAAGCTGTTCGACTCGTGCAGAAGGCATTCAACCTGGCGCCTTCGAAACTGGCCAAGCTTGCTGAAGATGCAGCGTTTGGGCCTTTGACCTTGAACCGCACCAGGGAGTTTCAGAAAGATCATAAGCTCGTTTCGGATGGCATTGTCGGCCCCCAGACCTATGCGGAACTTCAGCCCTTCATTGATTTTGTCAACCAGGTTGCTGCGAAGATCCCGGTTGTGCCAGGACAAGATGAGCAGATGTATCGCGATCGCATCGTTCACGCTGCTGAGCAGTTCATGACCGGGTTCAGTTGGCATAAAAGCCCATTAATGCCCGGTGACTTTACTGGCGCTGAACCTTACCGCATTGCAGCCGCTCGTGGGTATGGTCCGAAATTCTTGAGTACGTTGACAGGAAAAATGGCACGTATGCGTTATGGTGGAACTGCGCTGGCTTACATCTTTCAACTGGCTGGAGCGCCTTCTGAGAAGTGCCATACGATCATTGCAGAATATGAGCCTCTCTATCAATCAGCAACGATCACACCTGAAATCCGTGCCAAGCTGAACCATGACCTGGGTTCGTGGTGTGGCATCTTTGCCGTGGCATGTTATCGGCTTGCTGGCCTGAATCTGAAATGGAGTACGGCCAAAGAGTGGGCTGGGAAGCAGTTCGAAGTTCTTCAGCATAACGACGCAGTCCGCAAAGGTGATATCGGGTATCTCCCTAACACAAACAATCATTACTTTATCGTTAACGAGGATACACCCGCAGGCAAGGATGTCCCATCCATCGATGGGAATATGCCCAATCCAAAGAGGAGTGATAAAAGCCCGGTCAACAGTGTGTTTGCTCGATGTTCGCGAACACGAACCGAAATTCAAGGGCCGGGAGGTATCTTCTATCGTCCTCGCTTTGAGACGATGCGATAA
- a CDS encoding Nif3-like dinuclear metal center hexameric protein, with the protein MLSLNFVLTVLEEIAPLKLAESWDNVGLLLGSKDKPVKHIMTCLTITRDVVEEAIREKADLIVSHHPMMFKPVQRITSSSEEGNLLLQLAQHQVAVYSPHTAYDNATGGINEQLAQALELVNLKPLVPLKPETSYKIVVFVPEKDLEAVSQSAFNAGAGHIGNYSHCSFRSSGTGTFWGNEESNPTLGHAGRLESAAEYRLEIICPALKLSAVLSAITQAHSYEMPAIDVYPLHSTGTSKLGAGRIGELRQPISAQTLADCVAAKLGIAVALTGHRNHAKIQKIAIVCGAGGSLLDAAISGKADAFLTGEMRFHDELKAQAAGITVVVAGHYATERPGVEALAKMLQIRLPDCHIWCSRAEHNPAKFVPAATKLS; encoded by the coding sequence ATGCTATCCTTGAATTTTGTTCTCACTGTTCTGGAAGAAATCGCCCCGTTGAAGTTGGCTGAGTCGTGGGATAACGTAGGCTTGCTATTGGGCAGTAAAGACAAACCTGTCAAACACATCATGACCTGTCTCACTATCACCAGAGATGTGGTTGAAGAAGCAATACGCGAGAAAGCAGACCTGATCGTTTCCCATCATCCGATGATGTTCAAGCCGGTGCAGCGAATAACAAGTAGCAGTGAAGAAGGAAACCTGTTGTTGCAGTTGGCACAGCATCAGGTTGCGGTTTACTCACCTCATACTGCTTATGACAATGCGACTGGTGGTATCAATGAACAGTTAGCGCAGGCTCTGGAACTGGTCAATCTCAAGCCCCTGGTTCCTCTTAAGCCTGAAACATCCTACAAGATCGTCGTCTTTGTGCCTGAGAAGGATTTGGAAGCAGTCAGCCAGTCTGCGTTCAATGCTGGTGCGGGGCATATTGGCAATTACAGCCATTGCAGCTTTCGTTCATCGGGCACCGGCACGTTTTGGGGTAATGAAGAATCGAATCCAACCTTGGGCCACGCGGGTAGGCTGGAATCGGCAGCGGAATATCGACTGGAGATTATTTGCCCTGCCTTGAAGCTATCGGCAGTGCTCTCTGCCATCACCCAAGCCCATTCGTATGAAATGCCAGCCATCGATGTTTATCCCTTGCATTCCACCGGTACCAGCAAACTGGGTGCGGGTCGAATCGGGGAATTACGCCAACCCATCAGTGCCCAGACTCTGGCGGATTGTGTGGCAGCCAAACTCGGCATAGCAGTTGCTCTCACGGGGCATCGAAATCATGCCAAAATTCAGAAGATAGCTATCGTTTGTGGAGCCGGGGGTAGCCTGCTGGACGCAGCGATCAGTGGCAAGGCTGATGCTTTCCTCACCGGTGAAATGCGTTTTCATGATGAGCTTAAAGCCCAGGCTGCCGGGATTACTGTGGTGGTTGCAGGACATTATGCCACCGAACGTCCCGGGGTTGAGGCATTGGCAAAAATGCTGCAAATCCGCCTGCCTGACTGTCACATCTGGTGCAGTCGTGCGGAACATAACCCTGCCAAATTCGTTCCTGCAGCAACGAAACTGAGTTAA
- a CDS encoding protein kinase has product MAELTRKQMAQLIIKLRLATSSHIQDCLDEMTDPGNDPEPLLAMLSRHGLLTSLQVDKLLKGDMHGYFMGSFRLLYKIHSGTFGRVYRADDPSSGRVVAVKVLRQRWTDKPEVIHMFEREGRLGMSLRHPNIVEVLSVGKEEKTGQYYIVMEFVEGANLRDLLAIRKFFDTTETLKRLEDVANALAYASSKGVTHRDMKPTNILVSSSGMAKVTDYGLAQISSKIIPVDEKDQQQRTVDYAGLERATDAPYGDVRSDIYFTGCVAFEMLTGHSPLAHSRNKYQRMARERFLNVQKLRLELIQGPGAATVHRLVNTMMELNPERRFQTPAQLLDAIRQARAEISGERVGSHTSHQTVFIVENDDKLQDVLREKLKKMGYRVLIASDPARAKDRYEQTPYNVLLLDVGTVGVEGVGSLNFVLRKSRFLNMPCHGLIIVSEDQDGIENMVDEDLLSDISILRRPLKMHELTSRLQEVAPISTAVPA; this is encoded by the coding sequence ATGGCTGAACTGACTCGTAAACAAATGGCCCAGTTGATCATCAAACTGCGCCTGGCTACTTCTTCACACATACAGGATTGCCTGGATGAAATGACCGATCCGGGCAATGATCCAGAACCGCTATTGGCTATGCTGAGTCGACACGGTTTGCTCACCTCGCTGCAGGTGGACAAGTTGCTCAAGGGCGACATGCATGGCTACTTCATGGGTAGCTTTCGGCTGCTGTACAAGATTCACTCCGGGACCTTTGGTCGCGTTTACCGTGCTGATGATCCGAGTTCAGGCCGGGTGGTGGCAGTGAAAGTGCTCAGGCAGCGATGGACCGACAAGCCTGAAGTGATTCATATGTTTGAACGTGAAGGCAGGCTCGGCATGAGCCTGAGGCATCCGAATATTGTGGAGGTGTTATCGGTTGGCAAGGAAGAAAAAACGGGACAATATTACATTGTAATGGAGTTTGTTGAAGGGGCCAATCTGCGTGATCTTCTTGCCATTCGCAAGTTCTTTGACACTACTGAAACGCTGAAGCGCCTGGAAGATGTTGCCAATGCACTCGCCTATGCGAGCAGCAAGGGGGTAACGCATCGTGACATGAAGCCGACGAATATTCTCGTTTCCAGCAGCGGCATGGCCAAGGTGACCGATTATGGCCTGGCCCAGATTTCGTCCAAGATCATTCCTGTCGATGAAAAAGATCAGCAGCAGCGAACGGTCGACTATGCTGGCCTGGAACGAGCCACGGATGCTCCCTATGGCGATGTCCGCAGTGATATTTATTTTACCGGCTGTGTGGCATTTGAAATGCTGACAGGGCATTCACCCCTGGCACATTCACGTAATAAATACCAGCGAATGGCCCGGGAACGGTTTCTGAATGTGCAAAAACTACGTCTGGAACTGATACAAGGCCCAGGCGCTGCCACGGTACATCGGCTGGTCAACACGATGATGGAACTGAATCCGGAACGGCGTTTTCAAACACCTGCCCAGTTACTGGATGCCATTCGTCAGGCTCGTGCGGAAATCAGTGGGGAACGAGTCGGGTCGCATACCTCCCATCAAACCGTCTTCATTGTTGAAAATGATGACAAACTGCAGGATGTACTCCGAGAGAAGCTCAAGAAAATGGGGTATCGAGTGCTGATCGCCAGCGACCCGGCACGAGCCAAAGATCGTTATGAACAGACACCTTACAATGTACTGCTGCTGGATGTTGGTACTGTTGGCGTCGAGGGAGTTGGCTCGCTGAACTTTGTTCTCAGAAAATCCAGATTCCTTAATATGCCCTGTCACGGCTTGATCATCGTTTCCGAGGATCAGGATGGCATTGAAAACATGGTTGATGAAGACCTGCTTTCTGATATCTCCATCCTGCGACGCCCTTTGAAAATGCACGAATTGACCTCGCGGCTCCAGGAAGTTGCCCCGATCAGCACCGCAGTGCCTGCCTGA
- a CDS encoding DUF1559 domain-containing protein, with translation MSAYRSRTGFTLIELLVVIDIIALLMAMLLPAVQKVREAANRMLCQSNLRQIAVAAHNYHTDHHRLPPGYLGISPSLTSGAYSSSVNVAYANGGSFVGALYILLPYLEADNIQKAFRHTDSTSSILPLRTDLQTIYREWWYNPSNLQQGTAFSRVKIFNCPSIDATETVFQRVHLSAHSLVWSDGTTGYFGYRTLLPANPDIENSLGRTNYVPVGNSITFRNWQTYAIDVQTVGMMENRTKTTLGQVTAADGTSNTLMFGETLGGSMYRGSLDTAHCWVGAGSKSTAAGIGDPRLDPYVSDPAAASYDTFSAVHPGGCNFVMGDGSIRAIRKIAIPYGGSNPDAWTALQLLSGFRDGRIVSNDIID, from the coding sequence ATGTCAGCCTATCGAAGCCGAACTGGTTTTACATTGATTGAACTGCTGGTGGTGATTGACATTATTGCCTTGCTCATGGCAATGCTCTTGCCAGCAGTGCAGAAAGTGCGGGAAGCTGCCAACCGAATGCTCTGTCAGAGCAACCTGCGTCAGATTGCGGTAGCTGCCCACAATTACCACACCGATCATCATCGCCTGCCACCGGGTTACCTGGGCATATCCCCCAGCCTGACCAGCGGGGCGTACAGTAGTTCCGTAAATGTTGCCTATGCCAACGGCGGCTCCTTTGTCGGTGCTCTTTATATTTTGTTGCCGTATCTCGAAGCAGATAACATTCAGAAAGCCTTCCGGCATACTGATTCCACAAGTTCCATATTGCCGTTGCGAACCGATCTGCAGACCATCTATCGCGAGTGGTGGTACAACCCCAGCAATCTCCAGCAGGGTACTGCCTTTTCAAGGGTTAAGATATTCAACTGCCCTTCCATCGATGCAACCGAAACGGTATTTCAGCGAGTCCATCTGTCTGCACACAGCCTGGTCTGGTCAGATGGAACGACCGGTTACTTTGGTTATCGCACTTTGCTGCCTGCCAATCCCGATATCGAGAACAGCCTGGGACGCACCAACTATGTTCCTGTAGGCAATTCCATTACGTTTCGCAACTGGCAGACCTATGCCATTGATGTGCAGACGGTCGGCATGATGGAAAACCGCACCAAAACCACGCTGGGTCAGGTAACCGCTGCTGATGGCACATCCAACACGTTAATGTTTGGCGAAACGCTTGGAGGCAGCATGTACCGGGGCAGCCTGGATACTGCTCATTGCTGGGTTGGAGCAGGCAGCAAATCCACTGCTGCCGGTATTGGTGACCCCCGCCTCGATCCATACGTCAGTGATCCTGCAGCAGCCAGCTACGATACGTTCAGTGCGGTACACCCCGGCGGATGTAACTTTGTCATGGGTGACGGCAGCATCCGTGCCATCCGCAAAATAGCCATACCCTACGGTGGCAGCAACCCTGATGCCTGGACCGCTTTGCAACTGCTCTCAGGTTTCCGCGATGGCCGGATTGTCAGTAATGATATCATTGACTGA